Genomic window (Paenibacillus sp. PK3_47):
CCGATCATGTTGTATCCGTCCACAAGCAGCACATCCCGCCAGTCAGCCATAACTATCCCTGCTGATGCCGGCGGCGCAGCACCTCGTACATAATAACCCCTGCGGCAACCGAAGCATTGAGGGAATTGATTCTTCCGGCCATCGGAAGCTTCAGCAGCACATCGCATTTTTCCCGGATCAGCCGGCCCATTCCTTTGTTCTCATTGCCGATTACCACAGCTACCGGGCCGGTAAAAATATCCGACTCATACAGGTTTTCATTCGTGTCCACATCTGTACCGACTACCCAGACGCCGAGCTCCTTAAGACGGTCTATCGTCTGGCCGAGATTCGTCACCCTCGCAACCGGAACATATTCCACTGCTCCGGCAGAGGTCTTGGATACTGTAGCTGTAATCTGCGCGGAACGCCGTTTGGGCACAATTACCCCGTGAACCCCCGTGCAATCAGCAGTCCGCAGAATGGAGCCCAGATTATGCGGATCTTCAATCTCATCCAGCAAAATCAAAAACGGCGGTTCACCTTTCGCTTCAGCGGCAGCCAGAATATCGGACACTTCAACATAAGCAAACGGCGCAGCCTGCGCAACCACTCCCTGATGCTGCACTCCCGGTGCCAGCTGATCCAGCTTCCGTTTGTCTACATGCTGAATGACAATCCCCGCTTTTCGTGCCTCGGCGATAATCGGGGCGGTCAGATGCTTTTGCGCCGTTTCGGCTACCCAGATCTTGTTGAGTGTACGGCCGGCGCGAAGCGCTTCGAGCACCGAATGCTTGCCGGCCAGTACTTCTTCCTCAGTCTTATAATCTTCCATAGTCGTGCCTCCTGTTTTGTAACCATCACAGCCTTATTTGGCCCGGTTCATCATATACTCAATGCTGTCATGTACTAGCTTCTGTATTCTTGCCTGCTGTCCCGTGTAATACAAATATCCGATCAGACATTCAAAAGCGGTGGCATGCCGGTATTCGAGCACATCGGCATTTTTGGGGATTGAGCCTGACTTGGCGTTGCGCCCCTGGCGGGCCACATCCTTCTCCTCCTCGGTCAGCACGGGTTCCAGAAAAGCCAGAATCGTGCTCTGCGCCTTGGCTGAGACCAGCCCCGTGGCGGTCCGGTGCAGATGGTTCGGCCGGATATTCGGCAGCGATATCAGGTATTGGCGTACCGCCACCTCATAGATGGCGTCTCCTGCATACGCCAGGACAATCGGCGGGAGCAGCCGGGCTGGCTTGGATGGTTCATACGGAAACCAGGCCTCTTCTAAACGAAACTCCCCGCTCATTTACGGCGCCACCGCATTCCCTGAGGAGTATCCTCCAGCAGAATGCCTAGGCTGCCCAGCTCATCGCGGATTTCATCGGAACGTGCCCAGTTCTTATTCTTGCGTGCCTCTGCCCGCTCAGCAATCAGGCGCTCCACTTCTTCACTGGCAATCTCTTCTTCCTGTTCAGGAACCAGGCCCAGCACATTATTCATTACGGCAAAAGCTTTCAGCAGCGCTGCAAAGTCGGCAGAAGCCGTTTCGTTGTTCGCCAGCGTCTGATTAGCAAGGTTTACCCAGTCAAAAACAGCGG
Coding sequences:
- the rlmB gene encoding 23S rRNA (guanosine(2251)-2'-O)-methyltransferase RlmB; the encoded protein is MEDYKTEEEVLAGKHSVLEALRAGRTLNKIWVAETAQKHLTAPIIAEARKAGIVIQHVDKRKLDQLAPGVQHQGVVAQAAPFAYVEVSDILAAAEAKGEPPFLILLDEIEDPHNLGSILRTADCTGVHGVIVPKRRSAQITATVSKTSAGAVEYVPVARVTNLGQTIDRLKELGVWVVGTDVDTNENLYESDIFTGPVAVVIGNENKGMGRLIREKCDVLLKLPMAGRINSLNASVAAGVIMYEVLRRRHQQG
- a CDS encoding ribonuclease III domain-containing protein yields the protein MSGEFRLEEAWFPYEPSKPARLLPPIVLAYAGDAIYEVAVRQYLISLPNIRPNHLHRTATGLVSAKAQSTILAFLEPVLTEEEKDVARQGRNAKSGSIPKNADVLEYRHATAFECLIGYLYYTGQQARIQKLVHDSIEYMMNRAK